A window of Acinetobacter sp. TR3 contains these coding sequences:
- a CDS encoding tetratricopeptide repeat protein — protein sequence MAQQIKIGLDYCLGRNDRVKNLLLGRNWLWIAATYNRSLVAEYNWASTWMEQPEYNESEVIYIEDLELIAEQGNAAALYLFGVYHSGSNEDKQVDIDLALKYYEKAAQQQFYPAINNLADKYENGTGVAKNVKIAFEFYSAAADQGIAASQFSLGLFYLKGLYVEKDEELARDWLKKAEKNGWFPASEILLNMLH from the coding sequence GTGGCTCAACAAATAAAGATAGGTCTTGATTATTGTCTTGGACGCAATGACAGGGTTAAAAATCTTTTATTAGGTAGAAACTGGTTGTGGATTGCAGCAACTTATAATAGATCACTTGTTGCTGAATATAATTGGGCTTCAACTTGGATGGAGCAACCCGAATATAACGAAAGTGAAGTTATCTATATTGAAGATCTTGAGCTAATTGCTGAGCAAGGCAATGCAGCCGCTTTGTATCTGTTTGGAGTTTATCATTCTGGTTCAAATGAAGATAAGCAGGTCGATATTGATCTTGCATTGAAATATTATGAGAAAGCCGCACAGCAGCAATTCTATCCTGCTATTAATAATCTTGCAGATAAATATGAAAATGGCACTGGTGTTGCAAAGAATGTAAAAATAGCCTTTGAGTTTTATTCTGCGGCAGCCGATCAAGGAATTGCAGCATCTCAGTTTAGTTTGGGTCTTTTTTACTTAAAGGGACTTTATGTCGAAAAAGATGAGGAATTAGCTAGAGACTGGTTAAAAAAGGCGGAGAAAAATGGCTGGTTTCCCGCATCAGAAATTCTATTGAATATGTTGCATTAA